The following proteins are co-located in the Geoanaerobacter pelophilus genome:
- a CDS encoding NAD-dependent epimerase/dehydratase family protein, with protein sequence MTGSLRVAILGATSHIAKGLIAAWLNDPRRIMHLYARSPELAGAFVAGLGGGQVELFPVEAFGAEPFDVVVNCIGISDPGKLRDQAATIFALTETWDNRVIKSLERWPEALYLNFSSGAAYGTDFSKAVDASTPACFRLNCLASSEFYGIAKLHAEAKHRALQSLNIVDLRVFSYFSRFIDLSTRFLLSDIIVAIQSGTELVTTPSNIVRDYVHPDDLAALVDCCIKARRLNEVYDVYSAKPAAKFEILEAFVARFGLQYRVTDDAVTVDATGSKDHYYSRNHRAETLGYTPCQTSLDALMGEAGAILVKQGQQFT encoded by the coding sequence TTGACAGGGTCACTGCGCGTGGCGATTCTTGGCGCCACCAGCCATATCGCCAAAGGGCTCATCGCAGCATGGCTGAATGATCCGCGGCGGATAATGCATCTCTACGCCCGTTCCCCGGAACTGGCAGGTGCATTCGTTGCGGGACTGGGCGGAGGGCAGGTTGAACTGTTTCCGGTCGAGGCGTTCGGCGCAGAGCCGTTCGACGTGGTCGTCAACTGTATCGGCATCAGCGATCCGGGGAAATTGCGCGATCAGGCAGCAACCATCTTTGCTCTTACCGAAACCTGGGACAACCGGGTCATTAAGTCCCTTGAGCGGTGGCCGGAAGCGTTGTACCTGAATTTCAGCAGCGGTGCCGCCTACGGGACCGATTTCAGCAAAGCGGTTGACGCATCAACCCCGGCCTGTTTCCGGCTCAATTGCCTGGCGTCGAGCGAGTTCTATGGGATTGCCAAACTGCACGCAGAAGCCAAACACCGGGCTTTGCAGTCGTTGAACATCGTTGATTTGAGGGTTTTCAGCTATTTCAGCCGGTTCATTGATCTTTCTACGCGGTTTTTGCTGAGTGATATCATTGTAGCGATACAGAGCGGGACGGAGTTGGTCACCACCCCGTCAAATATCGTTCGGGATTATGTCCACCCCGATGATCTTGCTGCCCTTGTGGATTGCTGCATTAAGGCTCGCCGTCTGAACGAGGTTTACGATGTCTACAGTGCAAAACCGGCAGCCAAATTTGAGATTCTCGAAGCGTTTGTCGCCCGTTTCGGGCTTCAATACCGCGTTACGGATGATGCCGTGACCGTTGATGCAACCGGCTCCAAGGATCATTACTACTCCAGAAACCACCGCGCCGAAACACTGGGGTACACACCCTGCCAAACCTCTCTCGATGCGCTCATGGGCGAAGCCGGGGCGATACTGGTAAAACAGGGCCAGCAGTTCACATAG
- a CDS encoding glycosyltransferase family 10 domain-containing protein has product MPVATIAFHNIYEELNRDNALFDRNDAPIGDDLLLPFGELRQKGAARGVTVATTAVLKADRVDAYVFVDMPDPESQQFRQARASGRPLYLLMMESPLAVSRNYDAASYDYFNKIFTYNDALVDGERFIKLNYAFRLPTAIPKDLARKERLCVTIAGSKKSRHPLELYSERLAAIRWFEENHPAEFDLYGVGWDEIRSARIPKLSLLNRISWLKNALAPAFPSWRGPVARKRDVMGRYRFALCYENIRDVPGYITEKLFDAFFSGTVPVYRGADNVADHIPADCFIDLREFGGYGALYDYLTSMPDERYIRYLEAIENFLTSDRATPFSCDFFAETLLKGVLND; this is encoded by the coding sequence ATGCCTGTTGCCACCATAGCTTTTCACAATATCTACGAGGAATTGAACCGCGACAATGCCCTTTTCGACCGGAACGATGCGCCGATAGGGGACGACCTGCTTCTTCCTTTCGGAGAACTCCGCCAGAAAGGTGCCGCACGGGGGGTGACCGTTGCGACAACCGCTGTTCTCAAGGCTGATCGAGTCGATGCGTATGTGTTTGTCGATATGCCCGACCCGGAGTCGCAACAGTTCCGTCAGGCCCGTGCCAGCGGCCGCCCACTATATCTTCTGATGATGGAGAGTCCGCTGGCTGTGTCGCGTAATTACGACGCTGCCAGTTATGACTATTTCAATAAAATTTTCACCTACAACGATGCACTGGTCGATGGCGAACGTTTCATCAAGCTGAACTATGCGTTCCGGCTGCCAACGGCTATTCCGAAAGACCTGGCCCGCAAGGAGCGGCTCTGTGTCACCATCGCGGGTTCAAAAAAATCACGCCATCCTCTGGAACTTTACTCCGAGCGTCTGGCCGCCATCCGCTGGTTCGAGGAGAACCACCCCGCGGAGTTTGACCTTTACGGCGTAGGGTGGGACGAGATCCGCTCAGCCCGAATACCGAAGCTGAGTCTCCTGAACCGTATCAGCTGGCTCAAGAACGCTCTTGCCCCCGCGTTTCCCTCCTGGCGCGGACCGGTGGCCCGCAAGCGCGACGTCATGGGGCGCTACCGCTTCGCCCTCTGCTATGAAAACATCCGCGATGTGCCCGGCTACATCACGGAGAAGCTGTTCGATGCCTTTTTTTCCGGCACGGTGCCGGTGTACCGGGGAGCGGACAATGTCGCCGATCACATTCCGGCAGACTGTTTCATCGACCTGCGGGAGTTCGGCGGCTATGGGGCGTTATACGATTACCTGACCTCCATGCCGGACGAACGCTATATCCGGTATCTCGAAGCGATCGAAAATTTCCTGACCAGTGACCGGGCAACGCCGTTTTCCTGCGATTTTTTCGCCGAAACCCTGCTAAAAGGGGTGCTGAATGACTGA
- a CDS encoding FkbM family methyltransferase, producing the protein MLKKLLPYSLRKNLLDLLQPDRPGIGPVLRRMDRDKKVIFDIGANVGDVSCYLLHYFPQATVFGFEPCLDTHARLLENVAAAGFSDRFKPFRLGFFDQETEGTLNVASAHGASSMLELGAEYRLLNPHIEMVATEKIPLMRLDDFVARERIAHIDLVKIDVEGVELQVLRGGAETFSRLVDTVVMEISFVRRPREESEYIRLFQILHDYGFAPAEIYDVAHAGDGPWKLAQFDCVFRRF; encoded by the coding sequence ATGCTCAAGAAACTTCTCCCCTACAGCCTCAGAAAGAACCTGCTCGACCTGCTGCAACCGGACCGGCCGGGAATCGGCCCGGTGTTGCGCCGGATGGACCGGGACAAGAAAGTGATTTTCGATATCGGTGCAAACGTGGGTGATGTCTCCTGCTACCTGCTGCATTATTTTCCACAGGCAACAGTCTTCGGCTTCGAACCGTGCTTGGATACGCATGCCCGGCTGCTGGAAAATGTTGCTGCTGCCGGATTTTCAGACCGCTTCAAGCCGTTTCGCCTCGGGTTTTTCGACCAGGAGACCGAGGGCACGCTCAATGTCGCGTCTGCACATGGCGCCAGTTCAATGCTGGAGCTGGGCGCTGAGTACCGGCTCCTCAATCCCCACATTGAGATGGTTGCCACGGAAAAGATTCCGTTGATGCGCCTCGATGATTTTGTTGCACGGGAGCGGATCGCCCATATCGATCTAGTGAAGATCGATGTCGAAGGAGTTGAACTCCAGGTGCTGCGTGGCGGTGCAGAAACCTTTTCCCGCCTAGTCGACACCGTTGTGATGGAAATCTCCTTTGTCCGAAGGCCACGGGAGGAGAGTGAGTATATCCGGTTATTCCAGATCCTCCACGACTACGGATTTGCCCCTGCTGAAATCTACGATGTTGCCCACGCCGGTGACGGCCCCTGGAAACTGGCCCAGTTCGACTGCGTATTCCGCAGGTTCTGA